In Companilactobacillus allii, one genomic interval encodes:
- a CDS encoding PTS sugar transporter subunit IIB, translated as MYKILAACGAGVNSSHQIKDALETEMSNRGYDVQCDAVMVKDITEDMMKHYDLFTPIAATDLGFESDVPVVDAGPILYRMPAMAKPVYDQVEQAIKDSGKA; from the coding sequence ATGTACAAAATTTTAGCTGCTTGTGGTGCCGGAGTTAATTCAAGTCACCAAATCAAGGATGCATTGGAAACAGAAATGAGCAATCGTGGATACGATGTTCAATGTGACGCTGTTATGGTTAAGGATATTACAGAGGATATGATGAAGCATTACGATTTGTTCACACCAATCGCTGCTACAGACTTAGGATTTGAATCCGATGTTCCTGTTGTTGATGCTGGTCCTATCCTTTACAGAATGCCTGCTATGGCAAAGCCTGTATATGACCAAGTTGAACAAGCTATCAAGGATAGTGGTAAGGCATAG
- a CDS encoding metal ABC transporter ATP-binding protein gives MIEIRDLTVAYDDTPVFTDVAVKFNAGKITGIIGPNGAGKSTLIKAVLGLINKQKGTVTYNGRPFSDVQKKVAYVEQRKELDFNFPINVLDVVITGTYGKLSLFKNPGKKEKLASQKALEQVALEEFSKRQIGNLSGGQLQRVFVARAIVQEADIIIMDEPFVGIDLQSETAIMKIMKQWRDDNKTIIVIHHDLNKVSRYFDDLVIMNHGILDYGPTARVYNAQNIEHAFSPDLSEVLFETQEVNS, from the coding sequence ATGATTGAAATTAGAGACCTCACCGTTGCTTACGATGACACACCGGTTTTCACTGATGTTGCCGTTAAATTTAACGCAGGCAAAATAACTGGAATCATCGGACCAAATGGTGCAGGTAAATCAACACTTATAAAGGCGGTACTAGGTCTGATCAACAAACAAAAAGGGACGGTCACGTATAATGGACGCCCCTTTAGTGATGTTCAGAAAAAAGTTGCATACGTAGAACAAAGAAAAGAACTGGATTTTAATTTTCCAATTAACGTCTTAGATGTCGTTATAACGGGTACTTATGGCAAATTGAGCTTATTTAAGAATCCGGGAAAAAAAGAGAAACTGGCTAGCCAAAAGGCACTGGAACAAGTGGCGCTAGAAGAATTCTCAAAACGCCAAATTGGCAATCTCTCTGGAGGACAACTGCAACGAGTGTTTGTGGCCAGGGCAATTGTTCAAGAGGCTGATATTATCATTATGGACGAGCCATTTGTTGGGATTGATCTTCAAAGTGAAACCGCAATAATGAAGATTATGAAGCAGTGGCGAGATGATAATAAGACTATTATTGTTATCCATCATGATTTGAATAAGGTTTCACGATATTTTGATGATTTGGTTATTATGAATCACGGCATCTTGGACTATGGTCCAACTGCTAGGGTCTATAATGCTCAAAACATTGAACATGCCTTTAGTCCGGATCTTTCTGAGGTATTATTTGAAACTCAGGAGGTGAATTCATGA
- a CDS encoding PTS sugar transporter subunit IIA, whose amino-acid sequence MNNLATDPLFNESEVFISDASTQEEVFREVAESLYKRDLVTKDFINNLLEREKNYPTGIDMSVVSKKIPNIAIPHTESEFVKSRMIVPIKLNKEISFHNMIDPGKEFDVKFLFMILNNDPEGQSNILAQIMDFMARTSENELVSFFKASDPKDIYSFLNRKFIQYAKDNN is encoded by the coding sequence ATGAACAATTTGGCTACTGATCCACTATTTAACGAAAGTGAAGTATTTATTTCAGACGCTTCAACTCAAGAAGAAGTCTTTCGTGAAGTAGCTGAGTCTTTGTATAAAAGAGATCTAGTAACAAAAGATTTCATTAATAATTTGTTAGAACGTGAGAAAAATTATCCAACTGGAATTGATATGTCTGTTGTATCGAAAAAGATACCTAACATCGCTATTCCACATACGGAGAGTGAATTCGTCAAATCACGAATGATCGTTCCTATCAAATTAAACAAAGAAATTTCTTTCCATAATATGATTGATCCAGGAAAGGAATTCGATGTGAAGTTTCTATTCATGATTTTGAATAATGATCCTGAGGGTCAATCCAATATTCTTGCTCAAATCATGGACTTTATGGCTCGTACTTCTGAAAACGAGTTAGTTTCATTCTTTAAAGCTAGCGATCCAAAGGATATTTATTCATTCTTGAATCGTAAGTTTATACAGTATGCAAAAGATAATAATTAA
- a CDS encoding metal ABC transporter permease has translation MNSIGEFIDALGKYDFLQSALLTAIMVGIMSGIIGSFIILRGMSLMGDAISHAVLPGVAVAYMLGINILIGASIFGILAAIMIGFVAAHSKIKTDTSIGIVFSAFYALGFILISMAESSTNLHHILFGNILAVSDSDIMTTAVVLAIVIMFVSIFYKELLVTSFDETYAKTYGLKTQLIHYTLMLVLTLVTVSALQTVGIILVVAMLITPAATAFLWTDKLSTMLYLSAGVGTVSSVMGLYLSYTFNWASGPAIVLMAAGLFAISFVTSPKQGFLVKKFTRKTKKELPIYEADID, from the coding sequence ATGAACTCAATAGGTGAATTTATTGATGCTTTAGGTAAATACGATTTCTTACAAAGTGCATTATTGACCGCCATCATGGTCGGTATAATGTCTGGGATTATTGGAAGTTTCATAATCCTGCGTGGTATGTCCTTAATGGGAGACGCCATTTCTCATGCTGTTCTTCCAGGTGTAGCTGTTGCGTATATGCTTGGGATTAATATCTTGATAGGTGCTTCGATATTTGGTATTTTGGCTGCAATTATGATTGGATTTGTAGCTGCGCATAGCAAAATAAAGACAGATACTTCAATCGGGATCGTTTTTAGTGCATTTTATGCATTGGGCTTCATTCTGATATCAATGGCAGAGAGTTCAACCAATCTGCATCATATTTTGTTTGGTAATATCCTAGCAGTTAGTGACAGCGACATTATGACTACTGCTGTGGTATTAGCTATAGTGATTATGTTTGTTTCGATTTTCTATAAAGAATTATTAGTCACATCATTTGATGAGACTTATGCCAAGACATACGGTTTAAAAACACAATTAATCCATTATACTTTGATGTTAGTACTAACACTTGTGACTGTATCGGCGTTACAGACAGTTGGTATTATCTTAGTAGTAGCAATGCTGATAACACCTGCAGCAACGGCCTTCTTGTGGACAGATAAATTGTCGACGATGCTATATCTATCTGCTGGTGTAGGGACTGTTTCCTCAGTAATGGGATTGTATTTAAGCTACACATTCAACTGGGCATCCGGTCCAGCAATCGTGTTGATGGCAGCAGGACTATTTGCAATATCGTTTGTTACTTCTCCCAAGCAAGGTTTCTTAGTAAAGAAATTCACACGAAAAACTAAAAAGGAGTTGCCTATATATGAAGCGGATATTGACTAG
- the lacB gene encoding galactose-6-phosphate isomerase subunit LacB yields the protein MIIALGNDHIVTSVKMQISDMLKAMGNEVIDVGTYDNTRTHYPIYGLRVANLVRDGKADYGVVLCGTGVGISTAADKNKGVRAALVNDTTTAKYAKEHLNANVISFGGAVVGEHLAEDIVKTYLAADYKGEDDALVAKIDALEPDNPEQHDNPHFYDHEMKLWNEGYYHD from the coding sequence ATGATTATTGCACTAGGAAACGACCATATTGTCACAAGTGTTAAGATGCAAATTTCAGATATGTTAAAAGCTATGGGTAATGAGGTTATCGATGTTGGTACATACGATAACACAAGAACTCACTATCCAATATACGGACTACGTGTTGCTAACTTAGTTCGTGATGGAAAAGCCGATTACGGTGTTGTACTTTGTGGTACAGGTGTTGGTATTTCAACTGCTGCTGACAAGAACAAAGGAGTTCGTGCCGCTTTAGTTAACGATACAACAACTGCTAAATATGCAAAGGAACACCTAAATGCTAACGTAATTAGCTTCGGTGGTGCCGTTGTCGGTGAACATTTGGCTGAAGATATCGTTAAGACTTATCTTGCTGCTGATTATAAAGGTGAAGACGACGCTCTTGTTGCAAAGATCGACGCACTAGAACCAGATAATCCAGAACAACACGATAACCCACACTTCTATGACCATGAGATGAAGTTGTGGAATGAAGGATATTACCACGATTAG
- a CDS encoding PTS sugar transporter subunit IIA: MSHFQTIVTGHGKFATGFKGAIELLAGKQDTMTFVDFSESMNELDLGKKLSELVKDDSVLIFTDLAGGTPYKEAAKIAFNNPKVKVVAGCNLASLLETAFNEYETLEAYANDLVKVTCQSAEVLDLSDSDDEKEEPEDDGI, from the coding sequence ATGTCACATTTTCAAACAATTGTAACTGGTCATGGCAAATTTGCCACTGGATTCAAGGGAGCCATTGAATTACTTGCTGGTAAGCAAGATACAATGACATTTGTAGATTTTTCTGAATCGATGAATGAATTAGACTTAGGTAAGAAATTGTCGGAATTAGTTAAAGATGATTCAGTATTAATTTTTACAGATTTGGCAGGTGGAACTCCTTATAAGGAGGCTGCTAAAATTGCTTTTAATAACCCTAAAGTAAAAGTAGTGGCTGGGTGTAACCTAGCATCGTTATTGGAAACGGCGTTCAATGAATATGAGACACTTGAAGCATATGCAAATGACTTAGTAAAAGTTACATGTCAAAGTGCGGAAGTCCTTGATCTTTCTGATTCTGATGATGAAAAAGAAGAACCTGAAGATGATGGAATTTAA
- a CDS encoding PTS galactitol transporter subunit IIC: MSGIIDFANAVFKPLIDLGAAPMMLIVLTLIALAFRVKLSKALEGGIKLAIALTAISAVIGLLTSAFQDALNAFVKSTGIQLSVTDLGWAPLATITWGSPYTLFFLLIMVIVNVVMIVMNKTNTLDVDIFDIWHLAFVGLLAMFFGANLLIATILVIFIGILKIINSDLMKPTFNDLLHAPASNPMTTTHMNYMMNPIIMVFDKIFDVIFPWLDKFDFDAADLNKKIGFWGSKFAIGIYLGIFIGLLSHQGVKEIFTLSFTAAFCLELFSLIGSWFIAAVEPLSQGITDFANRKLKGRTMNVGLDWPFIAGRAEIWAAANVLAPIMLLEALVLPGNKILPLGGIIAMGVTPALLVVTRGKIVRMIVIGALELPLFLWAGTLSAPMVTETAKKLGAFPKGLASGTMISHSTMEGPVEKFLAYLVGNASKGQITFVLYAVLALAAYLLIFVWYARQMKKRNKIYADEAAAAAAK, translated from the coding sequence ATGTCAGGAATAATTGATTTCGCCAACGCGGTGTTCAAACCCTTAATTGACTTAGGTGCTGCACCTATGATGTTAATCGTTTTGACTCTTATCGCATTGGCATTTAGAGTTAAGCTTTCTAAAGCTTTAGAGGGTGGTATTAAATTAGCTATTGCTCTTACAGCCATTAGTGCTGTTATCGGATTGTTGACATCAGCATTCCAGGACGCATTGAATGCTTTCGTTAAGTCAACTGGTATTCAATTATCAGTAACTGACTTAGGTTGGGCTCCATTGGCTACTATTACATGGGGTTCTCCATACACATTGTTCTTCTTACTTATCATGGTTATCGTTAACGTTGTCATGATCGTAATGAACAAGACAAATACATTGGATGTTGATATTTTCGATATTTGGCATCTAGCTTTCGTTGGTTTGCTTGCAATGTTCTTTGGTGCAAACTTACTAATCGCTACAATTCTTGTTATTTTCATTGGTATTTTGAAGATTATCAATTCAGATTTGATGAAACCTACTTTTAACGATCTTCTTCATGCTCCAGCTTCAAACCCAATGACAACAACACATATGAACTACATGATGAACCCTATTATCATGGTGTTTGATAAGATTTTTGATGTTATTTTCCCATGGTTAGACAAATTCGATTTTGATGCTGCTGATTTGAACAAAAAAATCGGATTCTGGGGAAGCAAATTCGCCATTGGTATTTACTTAGGTATCTTTATCGGTTTACTTTCACACCAAGGTGTTAAGGAAATCTTTACACTTTCATTTACAGCCGCATTCTGTTTGGAACTATTCTCACTTATCGGTTCTTGGTTTATTGCCGCTGTTGAACCACTTTCACAAGGTATTACAGACTTTGCTAACAGAAAACTTAAAGGTAGAACTATGAACGTTGGACTTGACTGGCCATTTATCGCCGGCCGTGCTGAAATCTGGGCTGCCGCAAACGTTCTTGCTCCTATCATGTTACTAGAAGCTTTAGTATTACCTGGAAACAAAATTTTGCCACTTGGCGGTATCATCGCCATGGGTGTTACACCAGCCTTGCTAGTTGTTACACGTGGTAAGATTGTTCGTATGATCGTTATCGGTGCTTTGGAACTACCATTGTTCCTATGGGCCGGTACATTATCAGCACCAATGGTTACAGAAACTGCTAAGAAGCTTGGCGCATTCCCTAAGGGTCTTGCATCAGGTACAATGATCTCACATTCAACTATGGAAGGTCCTGTTGAAAAATTCTTGGCTTACCTTGTTGGTAACGCATCTAAAGGACAAATCACATTTGTACTTTATGCTGTTCTTGCATTAGCCGCATACCTATTGATTTTCGTATGGTACGCACGTCAAATGAAGAAGAGAAACAAGATTTATGCTGACGAAGCAGCTGCTGCAGCTGCAAAATAA
- a CDS encoding DNA/RNA non-specific endonuclease, whose protein sequence is MKRSLQILFVALLSVSLAGCSESESSSNDNTAKTETVKKDYTYQKKADKLENSNKKLKKSITKLQNKITSNQDYLSQHNQSQYSNNNSDTSSTENLAKLDYTGTQEIIVNNNNPNFSQEDLTTTKGAWQTYGDLDNLNRATPANALLNVSLMPTDKRTGLTWNPTGWHNKRISSGWLYNRSHLIGYQLTGQNNNPKNLITGTRSLNSPEMLAHEMDIAYYLKQSNSHYVRYRVTPVFRGDELLARGVQMEGQSIGDDAVHFNVYIFNVQSGVTLNYSDGTSQI, encoded by the coding sequence ATGAAACGTTCATTACAGATTTTGTTTGTTGCCTTATTGTCTGTTTCTTTGGCGGGATGTTCTGAAAGTGAATCTAGTAGTAACGATAATACTGCAAAGACTGAAACGGTTAAGAAAGATTACACATATCAAAAAAAGGCTGACAAGCTAGAAAATAGTAATAAGAAACTCAAGAAATCGATAACTAAGCTTCAAAACAAAATCACATCTAATCAAGATTATTTGAGTCAACATAATCAATCACAATATAGTAATAATAATTCAGATACTTCATCAACTGAGAATCTGGCGAAGCTTGATTATACGGGTACTCAAGAAATCATTGTAAACAACAATAATCCTAACTTCTCACAAGAAGATCTGACGACAACAAAAGGTGCATGGCAGACATATGGAGATCTTGATAATTTAAACCGTGCAACGCCTGCAAACGCTCTCTTAAATGTTTCCTTGATGCCAACTGACAAACGTACCGGATTAACGTGGAATCCCACAGGATGGCATAATAAGCGAATCAGCTCGGGATGGTTATACAACAGAAGTCATCTGATCGGTTACCAATTAACTGGTCAGAATAATAATCCTAAGAATCTCATAACTGGGACACGTTCACTGAATAGTCCTGAGATGTTAGCACATGAGATGGATATTGCTTATTATTTGAAGCAAAGCAACAGTCATTATGTTAGATATCGTGTTACACCGGTATTTAGAGGGGACGAATTGTTGGCACGTGGAGTTCAGATGGAAGGGCAATCCATTGGTGATGATGCGGTTCACTTCAATGTTTATATTTTCAATGTTCAATCAGGAGTTACGTTGAATTATAGTGACGGGACTAGTCAAATATAG
- the agaC gene encoding PTS galactosamine transporter subunit IIC: MAITMAQGLMLAIFAAIAGLDSWLEVLYIFRPIISCTIAGLILGDLQLGIIAGGLTELAFAGLTPAGGTQPPNPAVCGIMTVVIAHTTSVSPATAIGLSLPFAMLMQYILLMFYSIFSVFMPMMDKAAQEADTRKFSRIPYLIMAIVTISFFVVIFLSAYAAQTPMAALVKAMPVWLIHGFELAGGALPAVGFAMLLKVLLRVEYTPYLLLGFVVASFINFSNVLPAAVIGIVFAMIEFFRDKKNKKLQDQIDEMKENGVSGGEEDGI; encoded by the coding sequence ATGGCTATTACCATGGCTCAAGGACTTATGCTTGCAATTTTTGCCGCTATAGCAGGATTAGATTCATGGCTTGAAGTTCTATATATATTTAGACCTATAATCAGTTGTACAATAGCTGGATTGATTTTAGGAGATCTACAATTGGGTATTATTGCTGGTGGACTAACAGAACTTGCTTTTGCTGGTTTAACACCTGCAGGTGGTACACAACCACCTAACCCGGCTGTTTGCGGTATTATGACTGTTGTTATTGCACATACAACTAGCGTATCGCCAGCCACTGCAATTGGTTTATCACTTCCATTTGCTATGTTAATGCAATATATTTTGTTAATGTTTTATTCAATTTTCTCAGTATTTATGCCAATGATGGATAAAGCTGCTCAAGAAGCTGATACGAGAAAATTTTCTAGAATACCATATTTGATTATGGCTATTGTAACCATTTCATTCTTTGTAGTTATTTTCTTATCAGCATATGCTGCACAAACACCAATGGCTGCTCTAGTTAAAGCAATGCCAGTATGGTTGATCCATGGTTTTGAACTTGCTGGAGGTGCACTTCCTGCTGTTGGATTTGCAATGTTATTAAAAGTATTACTACGTGTCGAATATACACCATATCTATTGTTAGGATTTGTTGTTGCAAGTTTTATCAATTTCTCAAACGTTTTACCAGCCGCAGTTATCGGTATTGTGTTTGCAATGATTGAATTCTTCCGTGATAAGAAGAATAAGAAGTTGCAGGATCAAATTGATGAAATGAAAGAAAATGGAGTCAGTGGGGGTGAAGAAGATGGCATCTGA
- the lacA gene encoding galactose-6-phosphate isomerase subunit LacA — protein MKIALATDKAGFELKEHIKSYLQGEGKGYEVIDLSEKPAADFVDSSVELSHYILDGKADRGVMFDEFGAGSAMASNKIHGMVTANVVEENTAHMTTQHNGAKAIAIGAGIVGPKKAEGIVDSYLGVDYAGGRHQIRLDMLEKLI, from the coding sequence ATGAAAATTGCATTAGCAACAGATAAAGCAGGATTTGAATTAAAGGAACATATCAAGAGTTACTTACAAGGTGAAGGCAAAGGTTATGAAGTTATTGACCTTAGTGAGAAACCAGCTGCTGATTTTGTAGATTCATCAGTTGAACTATCACATTACATTCTTGATGGAAAAGCAGACCGTGGCGTTATGTTCGATGAATTCGGTGCAGGCTCAGCAATGGCAAGTAACAAGATTCATGGAATGGTTACAGCTAACGTTGTTGAAGAAAACACAGCACATATGACAACACAACATAACGGTGCTAAAGCTATCGCTATTGGTGCCGGAATCGTTGGACCTAAAAAGGCTGAAGGAATTGTTGATTCATACTTAGGTGTTGATTACGCCGGTGGACGTCACCAAATCAGACTAGATATGCTAGAAAAATTAATCTAA
- the lacD gene encoding tagatose-bisphosphate aldolase, with protein sequence MTPKKYAALEKMSDKNGVIAALAIDQRGSLKKMLAAASGKPANEKDIVEFKKVISSELTPYASSILLDPEYGLPAAKVRADGSGLLVSYEKTGYDTTEAGRMPDLIPEWSVRRLKEAGADSIKFLLYFDPDEDKTIVDRKEAFVERIGSECAAEDIPLFVELVTYDDSIGDVKSAEYAKVKPHKVIETMKEFSKPEYKIDVLKVEVPINLDYVEGFNGDNKAVYTKEEAVKYFKEQSDATELPYIFLSAGVTAEAFRTELKMAKEAGAKFNGVLCGRATWRNGVEPFAKDGEEAGKKWMNTEGKKNIDELNEVLAETATSWKNKVSKD encoded by the coding sequence ATGACACCAAAGAAATATGCAGCACTCGAAAAAATGTCAGACAAAAACGGAGTTATCGCCGCACTTGCTATTGACCAACGTGGTTCACTAAAGAAAATGTTAGCCGCAGCTTCAGGCAAGCCAGCAAACGAAAAAGATATTGTTGAATTTAAGAAAGTTATTTCAAGTGAATTAACACCTTATGCTTCATCAATTCTACTTGACCCAGAATATGGTCTTCCAGCCGCAAAGGTTCGTGCCGATGGTTCAGGTCTTCTAGTTTCATACGAAAAGACAGGATATGACACTACTGAAGCTGGTAGAATGCCAGACTTGATCCCAGAATGGTCTGTTCGTCGTTTAAAGGAAGCCGGAGCTGACTCAATTAAGTTCTTGCTATACTTTGATCCAGATGAAGACAAGACAATCGTTGATCGTAAAGAAGCATTTGTTGAAAGAATTGGTTCAGAATGTGCTGCTGAAGACATTCCTCTATTCGTTGAACTTGTTACATACGATGACTCAATTGGTGATGTTAAGAGTGCTGAATATGCTAAGGTTAAGCCTCACAAGGTTATCGAAACAATGAAAGAATTCTCAAAACCTGAATACAAGATCGATGTTTTGAAGGTTGAAGTTCCTATTAACCTTGATTATGTTGAAGGATTCAATGGTGACAACAAAGCCGTTTATACTAAGGAAGAAGCAGTTAAGTACTTCAAGGAACAATCAGATGCTACTGAATTGCCATATATCTTCTTGAGTGCCGGTGTTACTGCTGAAGCATTCAGAACAGAACTTAAGATGGCTAAAGAAGCCGGTGCTAAGTTCAATGGTGTTCTTTGTGGACGTGCTACATGGAGAAACGGTGTAGAACCATTTGCTAAAGATGGTGAAGAAGCCGGTAAGAAGTGGATGAACACTGAAGGTAAGAAGAACATTGATGAATTAAACGAAGTATTAGCTGAAACAGCAACTTCATGGAAAAATAAAGTTTCAAAAGACTAA
- a CDS encoding DeoR/GlpR family DNA-binding transcription regulator yields MLKKERFLKIISELDRNDIVTVNELTSLLDVSDMTIRRDLEELSESGKLIRIHGGAQKVNVSPLEEASHLEKREVHIREKQEIAKLAANEIRNFDTIFVGPGTTLELIAPYIKNVNSLRIVTISIPVFESFKNADVQCELILAGGIYRSRSGTLIGALASNAVSGLKFDKAFVGVNGIQNSQIMTANTEEGRIQSVALNNSQTKYIVADKYKLNRNDFYTFYSLDDVDYLITNKSASYETIDYYQQYVRVINDNRRN; encoded by the coding sequence TTGTTAAAAAAGGAACGCTTTCTAAAGATTATATCGGAACTTGATCGAAACGACATTGTAACTGTTAACGAATTAACTTCCCTATTAGATGTATCCGATATGACGATACGTCGTGATCTTGAAGAATTATCTGAATCCGGAAAACTTATCCGTATTCATGGTGGTGCTCAAAAGGTCAATGTTTCTCCATTAGAAGAAGCTTCACATTTAGAAAAACGTGAAGTTCACATCAGAGAGAAACAAGAGATAGCAAAACTAGCAGCCAATGAGATTCGCAACTTCGATACAATCTTTGTCGGTCCTGGTACAACACTAGAATTAATCGCTCCCTATATTAAGAACGTTAATTCTTTGCGGATTGTAACCATAAGTATTCCTGTCTTTGAAAGTTTTAAGAACGCTGACGTTCAATGTGAATTGATCTTAGCTGGCGGAATTTACCGTAGTAGATCAGGAACATTAATAGGTGCATTAGCAAGCAATGCTGTTAGTGGATTGAAGTTCGATAAGGCGTTTGTAGGTGTTAATGGTATTCAAAATTCTCAAATCATGACTGCCAACACCGAAGAAGGTCGTATCCAAAGCGTTGCTTTAAATAATTCTCAGACGAAATACATCGTGGCTGACAAATACAAATTGAATCGAAATGATTTTTATACTTTTTACAGTCTAGATGATGTTGATTATCTGATTACTAACAAGAGTGCTTCTTATGAAACAATAGATTATTATCAACAATATGTAAGAGTTATCAACGATAACAGGAGGAATTAA
- the agaD gene encoding PTS galactosamine transporter subunit IID translates to MASDVKQDDTDKKQGKLTSHDITMLGLRSSLLQSAFSYERMQAGGWAWSQVPIWKKIFGKDKKGLSEAMQDNMEFINTSPPLVPILMGLLTSLEEEHVNRQTIRGLKNGLFGPMAGIGDAIYWFTIMPIIGGIAASFASKGNILGPIIFFLVYLGVFLCRIPFAHLGYNLGVKAIDVIQDNSEIIARVATIMGLTVIGALISSYVGLSLKVKIGSVSLQKDFLDKIFPNILPLAFTFFLYWMLKKKVSPIVLIAIVFVLCIVCSFFGIM, encoded by the coding sequence ATGGCATCTGATGTAAAACAAGACGATACAGATAAGAAACAAGGGAAACTGACTAGTCATGATATAACGATGCTAGGTCTTCGTTCATCACTTCTACAATCAGCTTTCTCGTATGAACGTATGCAAGCTGGTGGATGGGCATGGTCTCAAGTACCTATTTGGAAGAAAATCTTTGGAAAAGATAAAAAAGGTTTGTCCGAAGCTATGCAAGATAACATGGAATTCATTAATACTTCACCACCACTTGTTCCAATTTTGATGGGATTATTAACTAGTTTGGAAGAGGAACATGTTAACAGACAAACTATCAGAGGTTTAAAGAACGGACTATTTGGTCCAATGGCCGGTATTGGTGATGCCATTTATTGGTTCACAATCATGCCAATTATTGGTGGTATTGCCGCATCATTTGCTTCAAAGGGAAATATTTTAGGACCAATTATATTCTTCCTAGTTTATTTGGGAGTGTTCCTATGTCGTATACCATTTGCTCATTTAGGTTATAACTTAGGTGTTAAAGCAATTGATGTTATTCAGGATAATTCAGAGATTATCGCCCGTGTTGCTACAATTATGGGTCTAACGGTTATTGGAGCATTGATTAGTTCATATGTTGGACTGTCCTTAAAAGTTAAAATAGGTTCAGTTTCACTACAAAAGGATTTCCTAGATAAAATTTTCCCTAATATATTACCATTAGCATTCACTTTCTTCCTATATTGGATGTTGAAGAAGAAAGTTTCTCCAATTGTTTTGATTGCTATAGTATTTGTACTTTGTATTGTATGTTCATTCTTTGGAATTATGTAA
- a CDS encoding hexose kinase, which produces MSNSVLTITMNPSVDISYPLEHLKIDTVNRVKEVSKTAGGKGLNVTRVLKQLDVPVTASGIIGGTIGQYILNQLDEKKVDHAFMKINQESRNCIAILHDGGDQTEILESGPSLTEDDENNFLEHFEEQVSEFSLVTISGSLPQGLSTALYTKMVKVAAKHNVPVILDSSNEALRLALEADVKPFMIKPNQDEIAQLIGKEVEDLDDLKEKLATEEIFQDIPWVVVSLGSKGCFVKHIDKFFKVNIPKIHAINPVGSGDSTVAGLAAGIVKHESPEDVMKRAMTVGILNTLQEKTGFIDINQYKDYFEKVNVVNY; this is translated from the coding sequence ATGAGCAATTCTGTTCTTACAATTACAATGAACCCTTCTGTTGATATCTCTTACCCACTTGAGCACTTAAAGATCGACACGGTCAACCGTGTTAAAGAAGTTTCTAAAACTGCTGGTGGTAAAGGACTAAATGTTACTAGAGTTCTCAAACAATTAGACGTTCCCGTTACAGCTTCAGGTATTATTGGTGGAACTATTGGCCAATATATCTTGAACCAACTAGACGAGAAAAAAGTCGATCATGCTTTTATGAAAATCAATCAAGAATCTCGTAACTGTATTGCAATCTTGCATGATGGTGGAGATCAAACTGAAATTCTTGAATCAGGTCCTAGTCTTACAGAAGATGACGAAAATAACTTCTTGGAACATTTTGAAGAACAAGTAAGTGAATTTTCATTAGTTACAATTTCTGGAAGTCTACCTCAAGGATTATCAACAGCCCTCTATACAAAGATGGTTAAAGTTGCTGCAAAACATAACGTACCCGTAATTCTAGATAGTTCTAACGAAGCTTTGAGATTAGCACTTGAAGCCGATGTTAAACCATTCATGATCAAACCTAATCAAGACGAAATAGCTCAACTTATAGGCAAAGAAGTTGAAGATCTAGACGACTTGAAAGAAAAATTAGCAACCGAAGAAATATTCCAAGATATTCCTTGGGTAGTAGTATCGCTTGGCTCAAAGGGTTGTTTCGTAAAACACATCGATAAATTCTTTAAAGTAAACATACCTAAAATTCATGCGATCAACCCTGTTGGCTCAGGTGATTCTACTGTTGCTGGTCTTGCCGCTGGTATTGTAAAACATGAAAGTCCAGAAGACGTTATGAAACGAGCAATGACTGTTGGTATCTTGAATACCCTTCAAGAAAAAACAGGATTTATTGACATTAACCAATATAAAGATTATTTTGAAAAGGTAAACGTAGTTAACTACTAA